A genomic region of Anas platyrhynchos isolate ZD024472 breed Pekin duck chromosome 9, IASCAAS_PekinDuck_T2T, whole genome shotgun sequence contains the following coding sequences:
- the SAP130 gene encoding histone deacetylase complex subunit SAP130 isoform X1 → MSSQQFPRSGAPPAALGPAPPPSPASGPAGLVGTPGTAGDEPGRDAEAAPREHLGAGAPLPAREEKQEPVVVRPYPQVQMLAQHHPVPPGAPVTVTAPPAHLSPAVPLSFSDGLMKPPLKPTMPSRPIAPAPPSTLSAPTKVPGQVTVTMESNIPQAPTIPVATISGQQGHPSNLHHIMATNVQMSIIRSSAPGPPLHIGASHLPRGAAAAAVMSSSKVTTVLRPASQLPNAATAQPAVQHIIHQPIQSRPPVTTSSTIPPAVVATVSATRAQSPVITTTAAHATESTLSRPTLSIQQHPPSAAISIQRPAQPRDTATRITLPSHPAIGTQKPQLHTMAQKTIFSTGTPVAAATVAPILATNTIASATTAGSVSHTQAPTSTIVTMTMPSHSSHATAVTTSNIPVAKVVPQQITHTSPRIQSDYTAERSNLIPLSSHRASPNPVAMETRNDNRQSVPVQFQYFLPTYPPSAYPLTAHTYTPITSSVSTIRQYPVSAQAPNSAITAQTGVGVASTVHLNPMQLMTVDASHARHIQGIQPAPIGAQGIQPAPIGAQGIQPAPIGTQGLHPAAPISTQGLQPAPIGAQQPQADPKTSAVVLADGATIVANPISNTFNTASAATTVVQTHSQSASAPAQGSSPRPSILRKKPTTDGLAVRKSLIPPQPPEVASTRVENAMRSTSGSPRPAGAKPKPEIHVSMATPVTVSMEAVSNQGGEQPTIAVPPSSQQPPSAIPTIIAAASPSAQPTAALSTIPGAVPAAPPTSTTIVAAPAPPSTMSGALSAVLGPAVPEIKIKEEVEPMDIMRPVSAVPPLSTSTVSPSLALLANNLSMPPSDLPPGASPRKKPRKQQHVISTEEGDMMETNSTDDEKSTAKSLLVKAEKRKSPPKEYIDEEGVRYVPVRPRPPITLLRHYRNPWKAAYHHFQRYSDVRVKEEKKAMLQEIANQKGVSCRAQGWKVHLCAAQLLQLTNLEHDVYERLTTLQEGLIPKKKAATDDDLHRINELIQGNMQRCKLVMDQINEARDSMLKVLDHKDRVLKLLNKNGTVKKVSKLKRKEKV, encoded by the exons ATGAGCTCGCAGCAGTTCCCCCGCTCGGGAGCGCCGCCCGCAGCCCTGGGACCAGCGCCGCCGCCCAGCCCCGCCAGCGGCCCCGCGGGGCTCGTCGGGACCCCGGGCACAG CGGGCGATGAGCCGGGCCGCGACGCGGAAGCCGCCCCCAGGGAGCACCTGGGCGCCGGGGCGCCGCTGCCCGCCCGCGAGGAGAAGCAGGAGCCGGTGGTGGTGCGGCCCTACCCGCAGgtgcagatgctggcccagcACCACCCGGTCCCGCCCGGAGCCCCGGTGACGGTCACGGCGCCGCCGGCGCACCTGAGCCCCGCCGTGCCCCTCTCCTTCTCCGACGGGCTCATGAAG CCTCCCTTGAAGCCCACCATGCCCAGCCGGCCCATTGCTCCTGCTCCACCATCCACTCTCTCGGCTCCTACAAAGGTTCCTGGGCAAGTCACTGTCACCATGGAAAGCAACATCCCGCAGGCTCCGACAATTCCTGTGGCAACAATCAGTGGACAACAG GGCCATCCCAGTAACTTGCACCATATCATGGCTACCAATGTACAGATGTCTATCATCAGAAGTAGTGCTCCTGGGCCTCCGCTACACATTGGAGCTTCTCACCTGCCCCGAG GTGCAGCGGCTGCTGCAGTGATGTCCAGTTCTAAAGTAACTACAGTCCTGAGACCAGCTTCACAGTTGCCAAACGCAGCTACAGCTCAGCCAGCGGTTCAGCACATCATTCATCAACCAATCCAG TCTCGTCCGCCTGTGACGACTTCAAGCACTATTCCTCCTGCTGTGGTGGCGACTGTCTCAGCCACAAGAGCTCAGTCCCCTGTCATAACTACAACAGCAGCACATGCTACAGAGTCAACCCTCAG cCGACCCACACTGTCTATCCAGCAGCATCCTCCTTCTGCAGCTATCAGTATTCAGCGGCCCGCACAGCCACGGGACACGGCGACTCGCATTACGCTGCCGTCTCACCCGGCTATCGGAACGCAGAAGCCTCAGCTCCACACCATGGCCCAG aaaaccaTTTTCAGTACTGGTACTCCAGTGGCAGCAGCAACAGTGGCACCTATTTTAGCAACAAATACCATTGCTTCAGCAACCACAGCTG gtTCTGTTTCTCACACCCAAGCACCTACAAGCACCATTGTCACCATGACAATGCCCTCCCATTCTTCCCATGCTACAGCTGTCACAACCTCAAACATCCCAGTTG CTAAAGTGGTTCCTCAGCAAATCACGCATACTTCTCCCCGCATCCAGTCTGACTACACAGCAGAAAGGAGTAACCTCATACCCCTCTCTAGTCACCGGGCATCTCCAAACCCAGTAGCAATGGAAACCAGGAACGACAACAG GCAGTCTGTGCCTGTCCAGTTCCAGTACTTCTTACCAACGTACCCGCCCTCTGCCTATCCCCTGACTGCGCACACCTATACCCCCATCACCAGCTCCGTGTCCACCATTCGCCAGTATCCAG TGTCAGCCCAGGCGCCCAACTCGGCCATCACGGCTCAGACTGGCGTCGGGGTGGCCTCCACCGTGCACCTCAACCCCATGCAGCTGATGACCGTGGATGCCTCTCACGCCCGGCACATCCAGGGCATCCAGCCCGCGCCCATCGGTGCCCAAGGGATCCAACCAGCACCCATCGGCGCCCAGGGGATCCAGCCGGCGCCCATCGGCACGCAGGGACTGCACCCAGCTGCACCCATCAGCACGCAGGGACTGCAGCCAGCACCAATCggtgcccagcagccccaggccgACCCCAAGACCTCGG CAGTAGTCTTGGCGGATGGAGCCACCATTGTAGCCAATCCTATTAGCAACACGTTCAACACAGCTTCTGCAGCAACTACAGTTGTTCAAACCCACAGCCAGAGTGCCAgtgccccagcccagggctcTTCCCCGCGCCCAAGCATCCTCCGGAAGAAACCAACTACAGATGG GCTGGCAGTCCGGAAAAGCTTAATTCCACCTCAGCCACCTGAAGTAGCTAGCACGCGTGTGGAGAATGCTATGCGCAGCACGTCTGGATCACCAAGGCCTGCTGG TGCCAAGCCCAAACCCGAAATTCACGTGTCCATGGCCACTCCGGTCACGGTGTCTATGGAGGCAGTGTCTAACCAGGGCGGTGAGCAGCCCACCATCGCGGTGCCCCCTTCCTCCCAGCAGCCCCCCTCTGCCATCCCAACGATCATcgcagcagccagccccagcgcaCAGCCCACAGCAGCTCTGTCCACCATTCCAGGAGCCGTCCCAGCTGCTCCACCGACTTCTACCACAATTGtggctgcccctgctcctccatcCACCATGAGCGGTGCCCtttcagcagtgctggggcCTGCAGTACCGGAGATAAAAATCAAAGAGGAAGTAGAACCCATGGACATTATGCGACCAGTATCTG cagTCCCTCCTTTGAGCACAAGTACTGTCTCTCCATCTTTGGCATTGCTGGCCAACAACCTTTCAATGCCTCCAAGTGATTTGCCACCTGGTGCCTCCCCAAGGAAGAAACCCCGCAAGCAGCAGCATGTCATCTCCACAGAGGAAGGGGACATGATGGAAACAAATAGTACCGACGATGAGAAATCCACTGCCAAAAGTTTGCTGGTGAAGGCAGAGAAGCGCAAGTCTCCTCCAAAGGAATATATAG ATGAGGAGGGTGTGAGGTACGTCCCTGTGCGCCCGAGGCCGCCTATCACACTGCTTCGTCATTACCGCAATCCCTGGAAAGCTGCTTACCACCACTTCCAGAGATACAGCGACGTCCGCGTGAAAG aagagaagaaagcaatgCTCCAGGAGATTGCCAATCAGAAGGGTGTATCCTGTCGTGCGCAAGGGTGGAAGGTCCATCTCTGTGCggcacagctgctgcagctg ACCAACCTGGAGCATGACGTGTATGAGAGACTGACTACCCTACAGGAGGGACTCATTCCTAAGAAAAAGGCAGCCACTGATGATGACTTGCATCGAATCAATGAACTCATACAG GGGAATATGCAGAGGTGCAAACTTGTGATGGATCAAATCAATGAGGCTCGAGACTCGATGCTGAAGGTCTTGGATCACAAGGATCGTGTTCTGAAGCTTCTAAACAAGAATGGAACTGTCAAGAAGGTATCCAAATTAAAGCGAAAGGAGAAGGTCTAA